One Bacteriovorax sp. PP10 DNA segment encodes these proteins:
- a CDS encoding metal-sensitive transcriptional regulator translates to MSKKKVITKKSSKEMHNHHAHPDHTNHLKQLARVRGQVDGIEKMIKEGRYCIDIINQLKAISAGVKTIESAIFEAHLKSCVQEAFASNNSNEIQEKINEINKLVYGSKSKG, encoded by the coding sequence ATGAGTAAGAAAAAAGTTATCACTAAAAAGAGTAGTAAAGAAATGCATAATCATCATGCACACCCTGATCACACTAATCATCTTAAGCAGCTGGCGCGTGTCAGAGGTCAAGTTGACGGTATAGAGAAAATGATTAAAGAAGGGCGCTATTGCATAGATATTATTAATCAGCTGAAAGCAATAAGTGCTGGGGTAAAAACTATTGAATCTGCTATTTTTGAAGCCCATTTGAAAAGTTGTGTCCAAGAAGCCTTCGCTTCAAATAATTCAAATGAAATTCAAGAAAAAATTAATGAAATCAATAAACTTGTTTATGGCTCAAAATCAAAAGGTTAA
- a CDS encoding c-type cytochrome domain-containing protein — protein sequence MIRERLKLIFIYGIFLGLYSCSYRNEKKTNFEVIFNPAMLEKVSYQMVNQQVFSQKCISCHGDSGGVNLESYSSVLGHLEKIKQSTIKDRSMPKSPYPKLTEADLILLATWIQAGGPETALDGSTQPPVQTEPLKPTFKSIQQNILQKKCLICHSPGNEAERVTLNSPEEMIDSPYGIIVPGEPDESGLVLVTLPAARKLMPPPKSGFAALKPEEIEIVKDWIAKGAKD from the coding sequence ATGATTCGCGAGAGACTTAAATTAATTTTCATCTATGGGATTTTTTTAGGTCTCTATAGTTGCAGCTATCGAAATGAAAAGAAAACTAATTTCGAAGTTATATTTAACCCGGCCATGCTGGAAAAAGTTTCATATCAAATGGTCAATCAGCAGGTTTTTTCTCAAAAATGCATATCATGTCACGGTGACTCTGGTGGTGTGAATCTTGAATCTTATTCATCAGTTCTAGGTCATCTTGAAAAAATCAAGCAAAGCACTATAAAAGATCGATCAATGCCAAAATCACCTTACCCAAAGCTTACAGAAGCAGATTTAATTCTACTGGCCACCTGGATACAAGCAGGAGGCCCTGAAACGGCGTTAGATGGAAGCACGCAACCACCAGTTCAAACAGAACCATTAAAACCTACATTTAAATCTATTCAACAGAATATTTTACAAAAAAAATGTTTAATCTGTCATTCGCCTGGCAACGAGGCAGAAAGAGTTACTCTTAACAGCCCAGAAGAAATGATTGACTCGCCTTATGGGATCATTGTCCCAGGCGAGCCCGATGAAAGTGGGCTTGTACTTGTCACATTACCAGCAGCGAGAAAGCTAATGCCGCCACCTAAGTCAGGATTTGCGGCACTAAAACCAGAAGAAATAGAAATTGTTAAAGATTGGATCGCCAAAGGCGCAAAGGATTAA